The following proteins come from a genomic window of Haliaeetus albicilla chromosome 23, bHalAlb1.1, whole genome shotgun sequence:
- the ZC3H12B gene encoding probable ribonuclease ZC3H12B, which yields MTAWSMVGKLKMEKRHSREDRNVEQDAGECSAESEEWTSSESEPEQPYFRSSCSNTQWREKEVSTKPHRPLCRSPCLDRPSFSQSSITQDLKLDECKTNLDKEYQAKMDFALKLGYAGDQIQAVLNKLGADALINDVLAELVRLGNKSESEGQSSASSTTSTLVPRGPCPKEIASPELSLEDEVVDNSDNLRPIVIDGSNVAMSHGNKEGFSCRGIQLAVDWFLEKGHKDITVFVPAWRKEQSRPDAPITDQEILRKLEKEKILVFTPSRRVQGRRVVCYDDRFIVKLAFDSDGIIVSNDNYRDLQNEKPEWKKFIEERLLMYSFVNDKFMPPDDPLGRHGPSLENFLRKRPVIPEHKKQPCPYGKKCTYGHKCKYYHPERANQPQRSVADELRISAKLSAVKTMSEGALAKCGTGSSSSKGEISSEVKRIAPKRQSDPSIRSVAVEPEEKLSVARKSEASSVPSLVSALSVPTLPPPKSHAAGALNTRSASSPVPGSSQFMHQKSSLEHMSSVQYPPILVTNSHGTSVSYTDQYPKYESLGDHGYYSLLSDFSNLSISSIRNTDYYGADMDQGMYSRNSSPCPDNCLSHTSNDSYSSYNDLYLGVADASPEDNVKIHRLPSQNRLQPFSHGYHEALNRVQSYGTEEPKQSLRKQSVSHLGLHAQHPVVGARSSCPGEYSVPQNVHPSTAQPSRALVMTRMDSVSDSRLYESNPTRQRRPPLCREQHASWDPLPCASDSYTYHSYPLSNNLMQPCYEPVMVRSMPEKMEQLWRNPWIGICGEPREPHIIPEHQYQTYKNLCNIFPPSIVLSVMEKNPHMTDAQQLAAMIVAKLRTGR from the exons ATGACGGCCTGGTCTATGGTAGGGAAGCTGAAAATGGAGAAGAGGCACTccagagaagacagaaatgtGGAACAAGACGCTGGGGAATGCAGTGCTGAATCTGAGGAATGGACGAGCTCAGAAAGTGAACCTGAGCAACCATACTTCAGAAGCAGCTGTAGCAATACTCagtggagagaaaaggaggtttCCACTAAACCACATCGGCCACTCTGTCGGTCCCCTTGTTTGGATCGCCCAAGTTTTTCACAGAGCAGTATCACGCAAGACTTGAAGCTAGACGAATGCAAAACAAATTTGGACAAGGAATACCAAGCTAAAATGGATTTTGCTTTAAAGCTTGGGTATGCAGGAGATCAGATCCAGGCTGTACTGAATAAATTGGGAGCAGATGCGCTCATCAATGATGTTCTGGCAGAGCTTGTGAGACTTGGCAACAAAAGTGAATCAGAGGGACAAAGCAGTGCCAGCAGTACCACCAGTACTCTGGTACCAAGAGGCCCTTGCCCAAAGGAAATAGCAAGCCCTGAATTATCACTTGAAGATGAAGTTGTGGATAACAGTGATAACTTGAGGCCAATTGTCATTGATGGAAGCAATGTGGCTATGAG CCATGGGAATAAAGAAGGATTTTCCTGTCGGGGAATTCAGCTAGCTGTTGATTGGTTTCTGGAAAAAGGACATAAAGATATCACTGTGTTTGTACCTGCATGGAGAAAAGAACAGTCCCGACCTGATGCACCAATTACAG atcAAGAAATCTTACGGAAattggagaaagagaaaattcttgTTTTCACCCCATCTCGAAGAGTTCAGGGAAGAAGAGTAGTTTGCTATGATGATCGATTCATAGTAAAACTTGCTTTCGACTCAGATGGCATCATTGTATCAAATGACAACTATCGGgatcttcaaaatgaaaaaccaGAATGGAAGAAGTTCATAGAGGAGCGGCTGCTAATGTATTCTTTTGTGAATGAcaa ATTTATGCCTCCTGATGATCCTTTAGGACGCCATGGTCCAAGCCTTGAAAATTTCTTAAGGAAAAGGCCAGTTATTCCTGAACATAAGAAACAACCGTGTCCTTATG GTAAAAAGTGCACCTATGGGCACAAATGTAAATATTACCACCCAGAACGGGCAAACCAGCCTCAAAGGTCAGTAGCGGATGAGCTTCGAATAAGTGCCAAATTATCTGCTGTGAAAACTATGAGTGAGGGAGCCTTGGCCAAATGTGGCACAGGGTCATCCAGCTCCAAAGGAGAAATCAGTTCTGAAGTGAAACGCATTGCCCCAAAACGTCAGTCAGATCCAAGCATTAGATCAGTAGCTGTGGAGCCTGAGGAAAAGTTATCAGTAGCCCGGAAGTCTGAGGCCAGCTCTGTCCCGTCTCTGGTTTCTGCATTAAGTGTACCAACGCTCCCTCCACCAAAAAGCCATGCAGCTGGTGCATTAAATACTCGTTCTGCAAGCAGTCCGGTGCCAGGTTCCTCACAGTTCATGCATCAGAAATCCTCACTGGAACATATGTCCAGTGTGCAATATCCTCCTATACTAGTCACCAATAGCCATGGCACCTCAGTTAGCTATACTGACCAGTATCCCAAATATGAATCATTGGGGGACCATGGCTATTACTCCTTACTCAGTGATTTCTCCAACTTGAGCATAAGTAGTATCCGTAACACAGATTATTACGGGGCTGATATGGACCAGGGGATGTATTCTAGAAACTCAAGCCCCTGTCCTGACAATTGCTTAAGCCATACAAGTAATGATTCTTATTCCTCTTACAATGACTTGTATCTGGGTGTAGCAGATGCCAGTCCAGAAGACAATGTGAAGATCCACAGACTGCCATCGCAAAATCGACTTCAGCCTTTTTCCCATGGTTACCATGAAGCCTTAAATAGAGTTCAGAGTTATGGAACTGAAGAGCCTAAGCAATCCCTTCGCAAACAGTCAGTTTCCCACTTAGGCCTACATGCCCAGCATCCAGTTGTTGGAGCACGGTCCAGTTGTCCAGGCGAATACTCTGTGCCTCAAAATGTTCATCCATCAACTGCACAACCAAGCCGTGCCTTGGTCATGACGCGAATGGACAGTGTTTCTGACTCACGGCTTTATGAAAGTAACCCTACAAGGCAGAGAAGACCACCTCTCTGTCGAGAGCAGCATGCTAGTTGGGATCCATTACCATGTGCATCAGACTCTTACACTTACCACTCGTATCCACTGAGTAACAACCTCATGCAGCCATGTTATGAACCTGTAATGGTAAGAAGTATGCCTGAGAAGATGGAGCAACTCTGGAGAAATCCCTGGATTGGGATATGTGGTGAGCCACGGGAACCTCATATCATCCCAGAACATCAGTATCAAACATACAAGAACCTCTGCAATATTTTCCCTCCAAGCATTGTCCTTTCTGTGATGGAAAAGAATCCCCACATGACAGATGCACAACAGTTGGCAGCTATGATTGTTGCCAAATTAAGAACAGGGCGTTAA